One segment of Saprospiraceae bacterium DNA contains the following:
- a CDS encoding polyprenol monophosphomannose synthase produces MSALVIIPTYNERENAEAIIRAVFELPELFHVLIVDDGSPDGTAQIVRDLQVAFKERLHLLERRGKLGLGTAYIAGFRWGLERGYEYFFEMDADFSHSPADLLRLLAKIRDEGADVAIGSRYCAGGKVQNWPKDRIFLSYGASLYTRCILWMPVSDPTAGFICYRREVLETMDLDKIRFIGYAFQIEMKYAAYSLGFKVKEVPITFKDREKGQSKMSLHIIREAILGVMQIRWRGMFGGYGK; encoded by the coding sequence ATGTCCGCACTCGTCATAATACCCACCTACAACGAACGCGAAAATGCTGAAGCCATCATCCGGGCAGTATTTGAATTGCCCGAATTGTTCCATGTCCTCATAGTGGACGACGGCTCGCCCGATGGCACGGCCCAAATTGTGCGCGACCTGCAAGTCGCGTTTAAAGAGCGCCTGCACTTGCTCGAGCGCCGCGGCAAGCTCGGCCTCGGCACGGCTTACATCGCAGGTTTCCGTTGGGGATTGGAGCGCGGCTATGAGTATTTTTTTGAAATGGATGCGGATTTCTCACACAGCCCAGCCGACTTGTTGCGCTTGCTGGCCAAAATCCGCGACGAGGGTGCCGACGTAGCCATCGGCTCGCGTTATTGTGCTGGCGGCAAGGTGCAGAATTGGCCCAAAGACCGCATCTTTCTTTCCTACGGCGCTTCGCTCTACACCCGCTGCATTCTTTGGATGCCTGTGTCGGACCCGACTGCCGGCTTCATCTGTTATCGGCGCGAAGTGTTGGAGACGATGGATTTGGATAAAATTCGCTTCATCGGCTACGCCTTCCAAATTGAGATGAAATATGCGGCTTATTCATTGGGCTTCAAAGTGAAAGAGGTGCCTATCACTTTTAAAGACCGCGAGAAAGGACAGTCGAAGATGTCGCTTCACATCATTCGAGAAGCCATATTGGGTGTGATGCAGATAAGATGGAGAGGAATGTTTGGCGGGTACGGAAAATGA
- a CDS encoding MATE family efflux transporter, which translates to MSETKTLETRSRRIGRILKQAINGEEQEFTSGSIDRAIVMLSIPMILEMAMESLFAVVDAFFVAKIGVDAVATVGLTESVLTLIYSIAIGLSAAATAMVARRIGEGNRDAAAKAGAQVILIALVMSVLIAVPGYIFAEDILRVMARDQSVADVGTQFTRLMLTANLPILLLWMLNGIFRGAGDAATAMRALWLANGVNIILDPLFIFGIGPFPELGVLGAGVATTIGRSTGVLYQLWHLFEVGKIVKIKWQHLRPQLEIIVRLLKISAGSTGQYLIASASWIFMIYILGQISKEVTAGYTIAIRIVIFALLPAWGMANAAATLVGQNLGAGQPERAEKSAWRAGYFNMVFLAIVGAICLISAPMLIRLFTQEPTAVAAGSMALRILAGGYVFYGWGMILSQAINGAGDTRTPTILNFIFFWLVETPLAALLALQLSWGQVGVYWAIVIAESGMALAAMWVFRRGKWKAVKV; encoded by the coding sequence ATGTCTGAAACAAAAACACTCGAAACGCGCTCGCGGCGGATTGGCCGTATCTTGAAACAGGCCATCAATGGCGAGGAACAGGAGTTTACATCGGGGAGCATTGACCGCGCCATCGTCATGCTTTCGATTCCGATGATTTTGGAAATGGCGATGGAGTCGCTATTTGCGGTGGTTGACGCTTTTTTTGTGGCAAAAATTGGCGTGGATGCTGTCGCCACGGTTGGTCTTACCGAGTCGGTGCTAACGCTGATTTATTCCATCGCCATCGGTCTGAGCGCTGCGGCTACGGCGATGGTGGCGAGGCGAATCGGTGAGGGCAACAGGGACGCAGCCGCGAAGGCGGGCGCACAAGTCATTTTGATTGCCTTGGTCATGTCGGTGCTCATAGCGGTGCCGGGATATATTTTCGCGGAAGACATCTTGCGTGTCATGGCACGCGACCAGAGCGTGGCGGACGTGGGCACGCAGTTTACACGCCTGATGCTGACGGCCAATCTTCCCATTCTGTTGCTTTGGATGCTCAACGGCATTTTTCGTGGCGCAGGCGATGCCGCTACTGCCATGCGGGCTTTGTGGCTCGCCAATGGAGTGAATATCATTCTTGACCCATTATTCATCTTCGGTATTGGGCCGTTCCCCGAATTAGGCGTGTTGGGTGCCGGTGTGGCCACCACGATTGGCCGCTCCACAGGAGTGCTTTACCAACTTTGGCATTTGTTTGAAGTAGGAAAAATCGTCAAAATCAAATGGCAGCACCTTCGTCCTCAATTGGAAATCATCGTGCGGTTGCTCAAAATATCGGCGGGCAGCACGGGCCAATACCTCATTGCGTCGGCTAGTTGGATTTTTATGATTTACATATTGGGGCAAATCAGCAAGGAGGTGACGGCAGGCTACACCATTGCTATTCGAATCGTGATTTTTGCCTTGTTGCCCGCATGGGGCATGGCTAACGCCGCGGCGACATTAGTCGGCCAGAATCTTGGTGCAGGCCAACCCGAACGGGCCGAAAAATCGGCGTGGCGAGCGGGATATTTCAACATGGTGTTTTTGGCTATTGTGGGCGCGATTTGCCTCATCAGCGCACCGATGCTGATTCGATTGTTCACGCAAGAGCCTACTGCCGTGGCGGCAGGCTCCATGGCTCTCCGTATTTTGGCCGGCGGCTATGTGTTCTATGGTTGGGGCATGATTCTCTCTCAGGCCATCAACGGCGCGGGCGACACCCGCACGCCCACTATCCTGAACTTTATCTTTTTTTGGTTGGTGGAAACACCCCTTGCGGCTCTGCTGGCGCTCCAGCTTAGCTGGGGGCAGGTGGGTGTTTATTGGGCTATCGTGATTGCCGAATCAGGCATGGCATTGGCGGCGATGTGGGTGTTCAGAAGGGGTAAATGGAAGGCTGTGAAGGTGTGA
- the folB gene encoding dihydroneopterin aldolase, translating into MALISLEGMRFHARHGVHDAEQVLGGEYVVDIVVNFNSEKAAKDDDVEKTMNYETIYQICRMEMETPRKLLETVVANIVKRMKFQFLEMQALRVRVRKLNPPLGGRVAESWVQEEHDFIRDCPRCKKKFINYDSDDCWKRFPHLHPATKETLERQFDKKCLCDNCLKFYVGELVENDLRKL; encoded by the coding sequence ATGGCATTAATTTCATTGGAAGGAATGAGGTTTCACGCCCGACACGGCGTGCATGATGCCGAGCAAGTGCTTGGCGGTGAGTATGTGGTGGATATCGTTGTCAATTTCAATAGCGAAAAGGCAGCAAAGGACGACGATGTGGAAAAAACGATGAATTATGAGACGATTTATCAGATATGCCGCATGGAAATGGAAACGCCTCGAAAATTGCTCGAGACGGTAGTGGCCAACATCGTGAAACGGATGAAGTTCCAATTTTTGGAAATGCAGGCATTGCGCGTGCGGGTCCGAAAACTCAACCCGCCGCTTGGCGGGCGGGTGGCAGAATCGTGGGTGCAGGAAGAACACGATTTCATCAGAGACTGCCCGCGCTGCAAGAAAAAATTCATCAACTATGATTCGGACGATTGCTGGAAGCGCTTTCCTCACCTGCACCCCGCCACAAAAGAGACGCTGGAGCGGCAGTTTGACAAAAAATGCCTTTGCGACAATTGCCTGAAGTTTTATGTGGGAGAATTAGTCGAGAACGACCTGCGAAAATTGTGA
- a CDS encoding WD40 repeat domain-containing protein → MRYLILLLSLSIPFFSEAQQENPSTEKRCKCRARRDFILEKNDSCFAITRAEADRFFGCRCWDEAMLLYRAAKSCTDANQNARSEMNKRIQACRDSADLELRRSEQAARRQFLHATAANLAYDAQALLKNYDRSTAYRLADFAERYVAPGPNPECLQALLDAWYYVPPQQSGQESSALRVPFCYQLDYDMGGGVQSRFGASGWLYAYSPTTSTLFSWESKTWEPKKPIQIEKGLPYFDISPDERTLLFFSANTLLFWRGVRDTFKVQIPGITRYCFSPSGDELFFSDNQQGKVFSIELSAADMVQRNFKNVQTKGDRGEKRPEPRMLFAEPFEVIGMAAHGRQLWLAGRDSIVVMELSMGKERQWKLVSKMSWNNGPHYYAYYAELFPKRRTALVVSADSLHYYHLPDTKEALGEAAHLGNIAGTTLAIKPDGEWFAYTRYESLGVASDSSAIHYGCYVQPGEEFRPLSGAISPDSRWLAAATDTGTLKIWALHDWQGNVAASLPDVWRVVFSPGGDQFACHRGGVLQVFNTEQPSKPFYTEPIDGEEVLMDAMGNDWVAWRVDAESIHLKNVKTGQRWKWPVESDMSSFLPVAFDDAGRHVAYSVNPDTVIVRSLASGAVLSSQPFNGEVLQMHFLPESRELLVIQSANSSFYTESQTIAKIWNPSASSNKPRSVRLHGYKIGWSDVARSGKLMAFSSGKDIRIFHLDNLLDESARIRPLGEHIVSSLAFYPDGTALAAGYEDGTVVVWDLNTYEARFRLKVADDWIDELSFSADGSRLRLKTLQGQILSRDIAPDLIRAAAQNKNRRMAAFTSEQIREYELEKALDYSGNFQRLAESGDLPLIRSFFEYYRLQALSSNNIDRVKTYFESAASLFAKLDDPAAQRALRPVMSEIYEDYNWKLLLREKNAEAQRVLNDFNRLFDKPLAATKMSAHTALLRNDISAAARQYADWTMLVYEASGAEPYQAMDSLEQQFRQLAEYDLLSPEQRDCICGLYAGILKIENLCPRVGRANTVSLDNETRLRWHIFQQHYTASRLLNHSKKAQLLESALDDATALNRQNAARWRGELEKTTLSLAKAYTDWGIFEQGNEYSERLYQQAIGLLDTFGTFRQHEPQRLKALLTNRLLLGNRLYATDRISDAGRQYQLGLEAAQRLIQNAPADSVLPYRNDYQAPLLTQLGMVHLLDSNATAAKTYFEQAFDAMTYGLNSLYLGHVALLENNPTEALEKYKGIYNEAQLGQALFDISRMAGRMSKRIRLEAFATQLRDTILKQYPEMSKAAADYWLAENQVAYHFANHRWDKTLLWNEKSLAALELLADGQDAAYQWKTNKLNALLSRSYYFLYQSNQNPEAFEKSLECARQAEEYAEKEYPSYPYRSWLKTNVAHALSLRNHPGDRTQAISIYQEFLKKNSYDYDHWELLQKDFRDMHRNGLRWEDLKGLILRIKPADVELTEKEWREMEIQY, encoded by the coding sequence ATGCGCTATCTCATTTTGCTCCTCAGTCTGTCCATTCCATTTTTTTCGGAGGCACAGCAAGAAAACCCTTCAACCGAAAAACGCTGCAAGTGCCGTGCGCGAAGAGATTTTATATTGGAAAAAAATGATTCCTGCTTTGCAATCACACGAGCCGAGGCCGACCGTTTTTTTGGTTGCAGGTGCTGGGACGAGGCGATGCTGCTCTACCGGGCGGCAAAGAGCTGCACGGATGCCAATCAGAACGCGCGTTCGGAAATGAACAAGCGCATTCAGGCTTGTCGCGATTCTGCCGACTTGGAGTTGCGGAGGAGCGAGCAGGCGGCTCGTCGCCAATTTCTTCACGCCACAGCCGCCAATTTAGCTTACGACGCGCAAGCCCTGCTCAAGAACTACGATCGTTCGACGGCTTACCGTTTAGCCGATTTTGCCGAACGCTACGTCGCACCCGGCCCGAATCCTGAATGTCTGCAAGCCCTGCTGGACGCTTGGTATTATGTGCCGCCACAGCAATCTGGTCAGGAGTCGAGTGCCCTCCGGGTGCCTTTCTGCTATCAATTGGACTATGATATGGGTGGCGGTGTGCAGTCGAGATTCGGGGCAAGCGGTTGGCTCTATGCGTACTCCCCGACCACGAGCACTCTTTTTTCTTGGGAATCAAAAACATGGGAACCCAAAAAGCCAATTCAAATAGAAAAGGGGTTGCCCTACTTTGATATTTCGCCCGACGAGCGCACCTTGCTGTTCTTCTCCGCCAATACGTTGCTGTTTTGGCGCGGCGTTAGGGATACATTCAAGGTGCAAATTCCCGGCATCACCCGCTATTGCTTTAGCCCGTCGGGCGATGAGCTTTTCTTTAGCGACAACCAGCAAGGAAAGGTTTTTTCCATCGAGTTGAGCGCTGCCGACATGGTGCAGCGCAACTTCAAGAATGTGCAAACCAAAGGGGATAGAGGAGAAAAAAGACCGGAGCCTCGTATGCTTTTTGCCGAACCATTTGAAGTGATAGGCATGGCTGCTCACGGCAGGCAACTTTGGCTGGCTGGGCGAGATAGCATAGTGGTGATGGAGCTATCCATGGGAAAAGAGCGCCAGTGGAAATTGGTCAGCAAGATGAGCTGGAACAACGGCCCCCACTATTATGCGTACTATGCGGAACTGTTTCCGAAGCGACGGACGGCGCTGGTTGTGTCTGCAGATAGCCTGCACTATTACCATTTGCCCGACACAAAAGAAGCGTTGGGCGAGGCCGCCCATCTGGGAAATATCGCTGGCACGACGTTGGCCATAAAGCCTGATGGCGAATGGTTTGCATACACACGCTACGAATCGCTAGGAGTGGCATCGGATAGTAGCGCTATTCACTATGGGTGCTATGTACAGCCCGGAGAGGAATTCCGTCCGTTGAGTGGCGCCATATCGCCTGACAGCCGTTGGTTAGCAGCCGCGACCGATACGGGTACTTTGAAAATATGGGCGCTGCACGACTGGCAAGGGAACGTGGCTGCCTCCTTGCCAGATGTTTGGCGTGTCGTTTTTAGTCCCGGTGGCGACCAATTCGCCTGTCACCGAGGAGGCGTGTTACAAGTGTTCAATACCGAGCAACCGAGCAAACCCTTCTACACCGAACCTATTGATGGCGAGGAGGTATTGATGGATGCGATGGGAAATGACTGGGTGGCATGGCGCGTGGATGCCGAATCAATTCATTTGAAAAACGTAAAAACTGGTCAGCGATGGAAGTGGCCGGTGGAGTCAGACATGAGCTCCTTCCTGCCAGTAGCTTTTGACGATGCGGGCCGCCATGTTGCCTATTCAGTCAACCCAGATACCGTGATAGTGCGGTCGTTGGCAAGTGGCGCTGTGTTGTCGAGCCAGCCTTTTAATGGAGAGGTGTTGCAGATGCACTTTTTGCCTGAAAGCCGGGAGTTGTTAGTCATACAAAGTGCCAATTCCAGTTTTTATACAGAAAGTCAGACTATTGCTAAAATTTGGAATCCATCCGCAAGCTCCAACAAGCCGCGTTCGGTGCGGTTGCATGGCTACAAAATTGGCTGGTCGGATGTGGCAAGAAGCGGGAAATTGATGGCTTTTTCGTCGGGCAAGGATATCCGGATTTTTCATCTCGACAATTTGCTTGATGAAAGCGCCCGCATTCGACCTTTGGGTGAGCATATCGTTAGTTCCCTGGCATTCTATCCCGACGGTACGGCGCTCGCGGCGGGCTATGAGGATGGCACTGTGGTCGTCTGGGATTTGAACACCTACGAGGCCCGTTTTCGTTTGAAAGTGGCTGATGATTGGATCGACGAACTGAGCTTCTCCGCCGATGGCAGCCGATTGCGCCTGAAAACACTACAAGGTCAAATACTGAGCCGCGACATTGCACCCGACTTGATTCGCGCTGCTGCTCAAAATAAAAACCGTCGGATGGCGGCGTTCACTTCCGAACAAATTCGAGAATACGAATTGGAAAAAGCCCTAGATTATTCAGGTAATTTCCAACGTCTGGCAGAATCGGGAGACTTGCCACTCATTCGTTCCTTCTTTGAATACTATCGCCTACAGGCACTTAGCAGCAACAACATAGACCGCGTGAAAACCTATTTTGAAAGTGCCGCCAGCCTTTTTGCAAAACTCGACGACCCCGCGGCGCAGCGGGCGCTACGGCCCGTGATGTCCGAAATATACGAGGACTACAACTGGAAACTGTTGCTGCGTGAAAAGAACGCAGAAGCCCAGCGTGTGCTGAACGACTTCAATCGCTTGTTCGACAAGCCGCTCGCAGCCACCAAAATGAGCGCCCACACCGCCCTGCTTCGCAATGACATCAGCGCCGCCGCTCGTCAATATGCCGACTGGACAATGCTCGTGTATGAGGCGTCGGGTGCCGAGCCATATCAAGCCATGGACAGCCTTGAGCAGCAGTTTCGCCAGCTAGCTGAGTACGATTTGCTCAGCCCCGAGCAACGAGACTGCATTTGTGGCCTTTATGCCGGCATACTAAAAATCGAGAACCTCTGCCCTCGTGTCGGCAGAGCCAACACGGTGTCGCTTGATAACGAAACCCGTTTGCGGTGGCATATTTTCCAACAACATTACACGGCCTCGCGCCTTCTCAACCACTCAAAAAAGGCACAGTTGCTGGAGTCTGCGTTGGATGACGCTACAGCACTTAACCGACAAAACGCCGCGCGCTGGCGCGGAGAATTGGAAAAAACAACCCTATCCCTGGCAAAGGCATACACAGATTGGGGCATATTTGAACAAGGAAACGAATATTCGGAGCGGCTTTATCAGCAGGCCATCGGCTTGCTTGACACGTTCGGGACGTTCAGGCAGCACGAACCTCAGCGGCTAAAGGCGCTCCTGACGAATCGCTTGCTGTTGGGCAACCGCCTTTATGCCACAGACCGCATATCGGACGCAGGGCGCCAATACCAACTGGGTCTTGAGGCGGCGCAACGACTCATCCAGAATGCGCCAGCCGACTCTGTACTTCCTTATCGCAATGACTATCAGGCCCCCCTACTGACACAACTGGGCATGGTGCATCTGTTGGATAGCAACGCAACAGCCGCAAAAACATACTTCGAGCAAGCGTTTGATGCGATGACCTATGGCCTCAACTCGCTCTACCTCGGCCATGTGGCACTGCTGGAAAACAACCCCACCGAGGCGCTCGAAAAATATAAAGGCATTTACAACGAAGCACAATTGGGACAGGCGCTGTTCGATATTAGCCGCATGGCAGGGCGAATGTCGAAGCGCATTCGCTTAGAAGCGTTCGCAACACAATTGCGCGACACGATTTTGAAACAGTACCCAGAAATGTCGAAGGCCGCCGCCGATTATTGGCTGGCCGAAAATCAGGTCGCGTATCATTTTGCGAATCATCGTTGGGACAAAACACTTCTTTGGAACGAAAAAAGCCTTGCCGCATTGGAGCTTCTCGCAGACGGTCAAGATGCTGCTTATCAGTGGAAAACCAACAAACTCAATGCGTTGCTTTCGCGTTCCTATTATTTTTTGTATCAAAGCAATCAGAACCCCGAAGCCTTCGAAAAATCCCTTGAATGTGCCCGTCAAGCCGAAGAATACGCCGAGAAAGAATACCCGTCCTACCCATATCGAAGTTGGTTGAAGACGAATGTGGCGCACGCCCTATCCTTGCGCAACCACCCCGGCGATAGAACGCAGGCCATTTCGATATACCAAGAGTTTTTGAAAAAAAACAGCTACGACTATGACCATTGGGAGCTGCTCCAGAAAGATTTTCGAGATATGCACCGCAACGGCCTGCGTTGGGAAGATTTGAAAGGGTTGATTCTCCGCATCAAACCGGCGGATGTGGAACTCACCGAAAAAGAGTGGCGGGAAATGGAAATACAGTATTGA
- a CDS encoding HD family phosphohydrolase yields MNMMSQEQLLHETEQYIQDYFAKHISPEHVFHDLEHTAQTVAAARVIGEGFKISERDMLLLLLATWFHDTGYSEGPKDHEERSCHNADHFLRGKISDAELAIVMGLIRATKVPQKPQTLLEQIICDADLSHLGMETYWDRTGKFRQELILARKTVMSEQDWLDFEINFMLNHSYHTTVADELFNKRKAKHIKQLIKQKRRLNPNATTMEELALLDDKDKETEISKILKESEKELKHARMGRGVETMYRTTYRTHTNLSAMADSKANLMLSVNAVVISILVSSLIPRLMESGTLDLRLAIPTSLLTLTCLGSMIFATLATRPKVTEGKVTRESIRQRKANLLFFGNFYNMPLEDFQWGVNEMLKDSDFLYSSMSRDLYYLGIVLAQKYRYLSICYNIFMYGLIISVAAFAIAFVV; encoded by the coding sequence ATGAACATGATGTCTCAAGAACAACTCCTACACGAAACGGAGCAGTACATTCAGGATTATTTCGCCAAACACATCTCGCCGGAGCATGTATTTCACGACCTTGAACATACGGCGCAGACCGTCGCGGCGGCGCGTGTCATTGGCGAGGGATTCAAGATAAGCGAACGGGATATGTTGCTGTTGTTGCTGGCGACGTGGTTTCACGACACAGGTTACTCGGAAGGCCCAAAAGACCATGAAGAGCGCAGCTGCCACAATGCCGACCATTTTTTGCGCGGCAAAATTTCCGATGCCGAGCTTGCCATCGTGATGGGACTCATCAGGGCCACCAAAGTGCCGCAGAAGCCGCAAACGCTCTTGGAGCAAATCATCTGCGATGCCGACCTGAGCCATCTCGGCATGGAAACATACTGGGACCGTACCGGAAAATTTCGTCAAGAGCTCATCCTCGCCCGCAAAACCGTGATGAGCGAACAAGATTGGCTGGATTTTGAAATCAATTTCATGCTCAATCACAGCTACCACACCACCGTGGCGGACGAACTGTTCAACAAGCGCAAAGCCAAGCACATCAAACAACTTATCAAACAAAAAAGGCGGCTCAACCCCAATGCCACCACCATGGAGGAACTCGCCTTGCTCGACGACAAAGACAAGGAAACCGAAATCTCCAAAATTCTCAAAGAAAGCGAAAAAGAGCTGAAACACGCCCGCATGGGCCGTGGCGTGGAGACCATGTATCGAACCACCTACCGCACCCATACCAACCTGAGCGCGATGGCGGATAGCAAGGCCAACCTGATGCTGTCGGTGAACGCGGTCGTCATCTCCATTTTGGTCAGCAGCCTCATTCCGAGGCTGATGGAGTCCGGCACACTCGACCTTCGGCTCGCTATTCCAACCAGCCTGCTCACGTTGACCTGCCTGGGCTCCATGATTTTTGCGACACTAGCCACGCGCCCCAAAGTAACAGAGGGAAAGGTGACGCGAGAATCCATAAGGCAGCGCAAGGCCAACTTGCTCTTTTTTGGAAATTTCTACAACATGCCGCTTGAGGATTTTCAGTGGGGGGTCAACGAAATGCTCAAAGACTCTGATTTTCTCTACAGCTCCATGAGCCGCGACCTTTACTATTTGGGGATCGTGCTGGCGCAGAAGTACCGTTATTTGAGCATCTGCTACAACATTTTCATGTACGGTCTCATTATCTCGGTAGCAGCGTTCGCTATCGCATTTGTCGTTTAA
- a CDS encoding FKBP-type peptidyl-prolyl cis-trans isomerase — protein sequence MTLKCSAFLSLSVFGLCFSLPAQTITEHGYRYVHHIKKGGTKPQKGESIMAHVDIYAGDVQLSSSRKNGSGSYRFDIAPENETLTHYPPLYDAALLMSIGDSLTIFQDVDENMRRYLPLSQKDAKEIRFELVLLEIVTLDQKAAAAKALEAAVEQIGQRVKAKVKAYNAGLLNAEIVARPSGLKMLVEEAGQGAAIQEGEPVQLHYYGCLLDGSSFDNSYIRRQTLQFAAGVGQMIAGFDEGVMQLRHGARAYLFVPPALGYGDQEAGGGAIPANSELVFYIEIF from the coding sequence ATGACATTGAAATGTAGTGCCTTCCTCTCGCTCTCCGTATTCGGTTTGTGCTTTTCGCTTCCGGCCCAAACCATCACCGAACACGGTTATCGCTATGTGCATCATATAAAAAAAGGAGGGACGAAACCCCAAAAGGGAGAATCCATCATGGCCCATGTGGACATATATGCAGGCGATGTCCAGCTGAGCTCTTCCCGAAAAAACGGTAGCGGCTCTTATCGCTTCGACATCGCTCCCGAAAACGAAACACTGACGCACTATCCCCCGCTTTATGATGCCGCCCTTCTTATGAGCATCGGCGACAGCCTGACCATTTTTCAGGACGTGGATGAAAATATGCGCCGATACCTGCCCTTATCGCAAAAAGATGCCAAAGAAATTCGTTTCGAGCTGGTGCTGCTCGAAATCGTGACGCTCGACCAGAAAGCGGCGGCAGCCAAAGCCCTCGAGGCAGCCGTGGAACAAATCGGCCAGAGAGTGAAGGCAAAAGTGAAAGCCTACAATGCGGGGCTACTCAACGCCGAAATCGTCGCTCGTCCTTCTGGCCTCAAGATGTTGGTCGAAGAGGCCGGGCAGGGAGCCGCCATTCAAGAGGGCGAACCCGTGCAGCTGCACTATTATGGATGCCTGCTCGATGGTTCTTCATTCGACAACTCATACATACGCCGCCAGACGCTTCAGTTTGCCGCTGGCGTGGGCCAGATGATTGCTGGATTCGATGAGGGTGTGATGCAGCTTCGCCACGGGGCACGCGCCTACCTGTTCGTCCCGCCCGCTTTGGGCTATGGCGACCAAGAGGCTGGTGGTGGTGCGATACCTGCCAACTCGGAGCTGGTTTTCTACATCGAGATTTTTTAG
- the mtaB gene encoding tRNA (N(6)-L-threonylcarbamoyladenosine(37)-C(2))-methylthiotransferase MtaB, which translates to MTPRTVAFHTLGCKLNYSETSALARLFEDNGYLPVKFDDGADIYVLNTCSVTEQADKECKKLVRQALRHHPHAFVVVTGCYAQLKPQEIANIPGVDLVLGAGEKFRILDYVENLAKAQGKGMIHTGDVRDINTFTPSFSFGDRTRSFLKVQDGCDYKCTFCTIPLARGASRSDTIENVMDNARQIAVSGVKELVLTGVNLGDFGNGTEVIEGHRTKKEALFVDLVKELDTLDEVARFRISSIEPNLLTNEIIDFVANSKRFMPHFHVPLQSGNDKQLREMRRRYRRELYAERVASIKRTMPHACIGCDVIVGFPGETEDDFLETYRFIQQLEISYLHVFTYSERANTLAATMPGAVPIEERRRRNHVLRGLSEMKRRAFYAEHFGSVRPVLFEQHKNPALLSGFTDNYIKIEMPFEVGRVNTIAPVSLDNLTSTGEACAARAVSFEQLGADARLSQFSQVVLD; encoded by the coding sequence ATGACACCGCGCACCGTCGCCTTTCACACATTAGGCTGCAAACTAAACTACTCGGAGACTTCCGCTTTGGCCCGCCTCTTCGAGGACAATGGTTATTTGCCTGTCAAATTTGATGACGGTGCCGACATCTATGTCTTGAACACCTGCTCCGTGACGGAGCAGGCCGACAAAGAGTGTAAAAAGCTCGTGCGGCAAGCCCTCCGGCATCACCCTCACGCATTTGTGGTGGTGACGGGTTGCTATGCCCAACTCAAACCACAGGAAATCGCGAACATCCCCGGTGTGGACTTGGTGCTGGGCGCTGGTGAAAAATTCCGAATTCTGGACTATGTGGAAAACCTCGCCAAGGCACAAGGCAAAGGTATGATACACACGGGCGATGTGCGCGATATCAATACCTTTACCCCATCCTTTTCCTTTGGCGACCGCACGCGCTCATTCTTAAAAGTGCAGGATGGCTGTGACTACAAGTGTACGTTTTGCACCATCCCGTTGGCACGCGGTGCCAGCCGTTCAGACACTATCGAAAATGTAATGGACAACGCCCGACAAATTGCCGTCAGCGGAGTGAAAGAACTCGTGCTGACAGGGGTCAACTTGGGCGACTTTGGCAATGGCACGGAAGTCATCGAGGGGCATCGCACAAAAAAAGAGGCCCTGTTTGTTGACCTCGTGAAAGAATTGGACACGCTGGACGAAGTAGCCCGCTTCCGCATATCAAGCATTGAGCCCAATCTGCTGACCAATGAAATCATTGATTTTGTGGCGAATAGCAAGCGTTTCATGCCGCACTTCCATGTCCCGCTTCAGTCGGGCAACGACAAGCAACTCCGAGAAATGCGCAGGCGTTACCGCCGTGAATTGTATGCCGAACGGGTAGCCAGCATCAAAAGAACCATGCCCCACGCATGCATTGGCTGCGACGTTATCGTCGGTTTTCCCGGCGAGACGGAAGATGACTTTTTGGAAACTTACCGCTTCATCCAGCAACTCGAAATTTCATATCTCCACGTTTTCACCTACTCCGAAAGAGCCAACACGCTGGCGGCCACGATGCCCGGCGCTGTGCCTATTGAAGAACGCCGCCGCCGCAACCATGTCCTGCGTGGGCTATCCGAAATGAAACGCCGCGCTTTTTACGCCGAGCATTTTGGCAGCGTGCGGCCAGTGCTGTTCGAGCAGCACAAAAATCCCGCTCTATTGAGTGGGTTCACGGACAACTACATAAAAATAGAAATGCCATTCGAGGTCGGGCGAGTGAATACGATTGCTCCCGTGTCATTGGATAATTTGACCTCGACAGGAGAGGCTTGTGCCGCTCGTGCCGTGAGTTTTGAACAATTGGGAGCGGATGCCCGCTTGTCACAATTTTCGCAGGTCGTTCTCGACTAA